From the genome of Pseudonocardia sp. EC080619-01:
GGCGGCCAGGCCGGCGTCGGCGATGCGGTCGACCTCCTCGCGGCTCTCCGCCCCGAGGGCGTTGATCACCTCGCGGGCGGTGCCCGCGTCGGCCACCGACGACTGCTTGGTGAACTCCGCGAACCGCTTCTCGGTCATGACCATCGCGACGATCGCGTCGCTGATCACGAACGAGGCGGTCTGCTCGTCGGAGAACTGTTCGTTGAGCGTGAACCCGAGCGCGGCGTAGAACGCCTTCGAGGCGTCCAGGTCGCTCGCCGGCAGGTTGACGAAGATCATGTTCGGCATCGGGGGCTCCTGGGATGTGCTGTGGCGCCGGGGTTCCGGTGCCGTTCGAAAGGGGAGACCGGGTCGCTCCCGGGAACTCATCGGGCGGCCTCAGGATTTTTCCGGGCGGTCCGGCAGGATCGGGGGCATGACCGATCGGAACGCAGGCGGAGCGAGCACCGGCACCGTGAAGTGGGGGATCGTCGGGCCCGGCCGGATCGCCGACAGCGTCGCACCGGACTTCGCGCACGTCCCCGGCGCCGAGCTGGTGGCGGTCGCGTCCCGGTCGGCCGAACGCGGCGAGGCGTTCGCCCGCAGGCACGGGATCGAGCGCGTCCACACCGGATACCGGGCGATCCTCGACGACCCCGGCGTCGACGTCCTCTACGTCGCCACCCCGCACCCGCAGCACCGGGCGATGGCGCTGGCGGCGCTGGAGGCCGGGAAGGCGATCATGGTGGAGAAGGCCTTCACGGTCAGCTCCGTGGGCACCCGTGAGGTCGCCGCGGCGGCCCGCAACCACGGCGTCTTCGCGATGGAGGCGATGTGGACCCGGTTCTTCCCGGCCGTCGTCCGGCTGCGGGAGCTGGTCGCGGAGGGCGCGATCGGTGAGGTCCGCTCGGTGCAGGCCGACCTCGGCGTCCGGAACCGGACCGCCGCCGACGACCGGTTCTTCTCGCCCGAGCTGGGCGGCGGTGCGCTGTTCGACCTGGGTGTCTACGTGATCTCGTTCGCCCAGATGCTGCTCGGCAGCCCCTCCGAGATCGCCGCGAGCGGTGCGCTCGCCCCGACGGGCGTCGACCTCGAGGAGTCGATCCTGCTGGGCTGGCCGGACGGCCGCAGCGCCGCACTGCAGGTCAGCCTGCAGTGCGCGATGCCCGGCTCGGCCCGGGTCATCGGGACCGAGGGCTGGATCGAGGTGCCGCCGCGGTTCCACCACCCGGACCGGATCGTCGTGCACCGGCACGGGGCCGACCCGGAGGAGATCGTGCTGCCCGCCACCGGGCGCGGGTACGCGCACGAGATCGAGGAGGTGACCCGCCGGGTCGCCGCCGGCGAGACGGAGAGCCCGGTGATGCCGCTGGCGGACACCGTCGCCGTGCAGGACGTGATGGCCGCCGTGGCCGACCGGATCGGGATGGTGCCGGAGGAGGGGCCGGCCACGCTGTGAGGCCGTGCCGTCGCAGCTCGTTGCTGTGAGCTAACAGTCGGGTGCAAGACCTTTACCTCGTGCAAACCAGCGAGTAAACCGGGCCCGGTGACCGACCTCACCACACCACCAGAGGGCCGGGAGAAGACCTTTCTCGGCCACCCCACACAACTCGGGACGCTGTTCGGCGTCGAGATGTGGGAGCGCTTCTCCTTCTACGGCATGCAGGGGATCCTGCTGTACTACATGTACTTCGCCGTGACCGAGGGCGGACTCGGGATCGACCAGGGCACGGCGGCCGGGATCGTCGGCGCCTACGGCGGGACGGTCTACCTCTCCACGATCGTCGCTGCCTGGGTCGCGGACCGGATGTTCGGACCCGAGCGGGTCCTCTTCGGAAGCGCGCTCTCGGTGATGGCCGGGCACATCGCCCTGGCCCTGGTCCCCGGCGCCACCGGGCTCGCCATCGGCCTCGTCCTGGTCGCCTTCGGCAGCGGCGGGGTCAAGGCCAACGCCTCCACGATCCTCGCCACCCTCTACGGCCCGGGCGACGACCGCCGCGACGCCGGCTTCTCGATCTTCTACCTCGGCGTGAACATCGGTGCCTTCACCGGTCCGCTGCTGACCGACGGCCTCCGCGTGGTCTGGGGTTTCCACCTCGGTTTCGGTCTGGCCGCCATCGGTATGGCGCTCGGCCTGGTCCAGTACTGGTTCAACCGACGCAAGCTCCCCGCCACGGGCTGGGTGGTCCCCAACCCGCTCCCGGCGGCCGCCCGCAGCCGGGTCCTGGTCGGCGCCGTCCTGGTGCTGGCTGCGATCGCGGTCCTCGTCGCGACCGACGTCATCACCGCGGACCGGCTGAAGTGGATCGTGTTCGGCATCGTGGTGGTCGCGACGATCAGCTACTTCACGCTGATGCTCTCGAGCCCCAGGGTGGAGCGGATCGAGCGGCGACGCGTCCTGGCGTTCCTGCCGATGTGGATCGCCAGTGCGGTGTTCTGGGCGATCTTCCAGCAGATCTTCACGGTGCTGGCGATCTACTCGGAGGAGCGGCTCGACCGGTCGATCTTCGGGATCTTCGAGATGCCCCCGGCCTGGAGCCAGTCCATCGAGCCGGTCTTCGTGATCCTGCTGGCAGGCGTCTACGCGACGGTCTGGACGAAGCTCGGGCCGCGACAGCCGTCCTCCCCGATGAAGATGGCGATCGGCACCGTGGTCGTCGGACTCGCCTTCCTGCTGTTCGTGCCGTTCGCCGGGACAGGGCCGAACGGGACCCCGCTGCTCGCCCTCGTGGTCATCCTGCTGGTCTTCTGCCTGGCGGAGCTGTTCACCTCGCCCGTCGGCCAGTCGCTGTCGACGAAGCTCGCTCCGCAGGCGTTCCAGACCCAGATGGTGGCCCTGTTCTTCCTCTCGGTCTCGATGGGCACCGTGATGTCCGGCCTGCTCGCCGAGCTCTACACCGCGGACAACGAGGTGGCCTACTTCGGGATCACCGGTGTGGCCGCGATCGTCGTCGGGATCGTCGTCATGGCCACCGTCCCGAAGCTCAAGGTGCTCATGGAAGGCGTGCGCTGAGCACCCTTCTCGAACGCCGGTTCGAGCTGTCCCCAGCTGTGTGCACACCTGTGGGCAACTCGGCCTGCCTGTGGACGGACCGGGATCACCGGCGGCGGGTACGACGGACCGAGGGCCGGTCCATCCCGTCGCCGGTCATCTCCCGGGCGACCCGTACGACGTGCGCCCGGACGTCCGGTTGCTGGTCGGCGATCCGCATCGCGAGCAGTTCGAGGACCGACGCGAGACCGAAGGCCATCTCCGGGCGGGCCAGCCCGGCGTAGTGCGCCTGCACCGCCTCGTGCCGCAGCCGCGCGGCGGCCGCGAGCACGGTCTCGCGGTCGGTGCGCAGGGCCGCGAGCCGGCGTCGTTCGTGGGCGTTCATGCTCCCCCGGGGTCGGGCTGGCGCTGCCGGAGCAGCCGGTCCGCCCGGGGGAGCGGGCGCGGGACCAGCCTGCCTCCCGCGCCCGTCCCGCGGCCAGGGGTGTCCCCGAGATGTCGCACACATGTTCGACTCAGAGGTACGACAGCACCACGCCGAGTACCGACAGGGTGCCCCGGACGTGGTTCGCGCGGGTCCACCGCGGGACGAACGCCGCCCACTCCCCGCCACGTTCCAGGGCGTCGTTGAGCGGGATGTTCACCGCCGCCGTCACGACGAACCCGGCGAGGACGGCGATCCCGGCCCCGATCCGCAGCGGCGCCCCGGTGAGCACCCCCGTCACCAGCACGGCCGCCGCCGCGACCGCGGTGCCCAGGAACAGCACGAGGAAGACCGGGTTGACGATCGCCCGGTTCACCGCGCGCATCACCGCGGCCGCCTCCTGCTCCGGCCTGCGGCGCAGCGCGGGCAGCACCGCGACCGAGAACGCCAGGTAGACGCCACCGAGCAGGCCCGCGCCGGTCGCGGCGACGGCGTCGAGCGGGCTCACGACGCGATCCCCTTCGCCCACTCCTCCACGGTCAGGGCGTCCCCGGCGCCGGGGCGGGGGCCGTGCGCACGCACCCGGCCCTCGTTGAACGCGCGGTGCATCGCCACGTGCAGCCGGGCGGAGTCCGCCGGGAACCCGGCCTGCCGCAGGACCTGCTCCATCTCGTCGTCGGGGAGGCGGACGTAGGACAGGTCCGGCATCCCCAGTGCCGGGCCGAGCGCGGCGACGACCTCGGGCACCGTCCGGTCCGCCGCGCCCTGCACCTCCACGATCTCCGGGGCGTCCGCGTCGAGCAGCGCCGCCGCAGCGGCCCGGCCGACGTCGCGGGTCGCCACCATCGGCAGCGCGACGCCCGGGTCGATCGTGTCGGCGTGCACTCCGTGCGCCCGCATCGCGCCGGCCGCGGCGAGGAACGTCTCGAGGAAGAGGCCGGGCCGAATCCGGGTGACGCGGGCGCCGAGCGTCGCGAGCCGGGCCTCCTGGTCGTGCAGGGTGCCGAGGTACCCGGTCGCGGAGAGGTCCGGCCCGCCGGGGACCTCCGCGCCGAGCGAGCTCAGCGCGACCACCCGCGGCACCCCGCTGTCGCGCAGCCCGGCGACGACGGACTCCCCGAGCCGTGCCTGGTGCGCCGCGTAGCCGGGCTCGGTGACGTCCAGCGGGAGCAGGACGAAGGCGGCGGCCGCCCCGTCGAACGCGCGGCGCAGGAACGCCGGGTCGCCCATGTCGCCGCGGAAACCCGCGCCGCGGGAGACCGCGCGGACCTCCACCCCGGCCGCGGACAGCTCCCGGACGACCTGCGAGCCCACGTTCCCGGTCGCGCCCAGAACGGTGATCATGACGTGCTCCTCTCGTCGGTGTCCGTCCACGATCACCGCGATCTTCCGGACGCAGAATCCCCAGCTGTCCACAATCGTTGCTCGAACGTCCACACCTGGGGACGGATTGTGGATGAACTGTCATGCTGTCCCGGTGTCCGCCGCGCCGCCGTTCCCGGTCGCCGACCCGCTCGGCGAGGCGCTGCACGTCCTGCGCATGGACGGCGTCTTCTACTGCCGCTCCGAGCTGGGCGAGCCGTGGGGCATGACGCTGCCCGCGACGCCGGGCTGCCTCTGGTTCCACGTCGTCACCTCCGGCGGCGGACGGCTGACGGTCGCCGGCGACGGCGCGGAGCAGGCGCTGCGGCCGGGGGAGCTGGTCGTCGTCCCGCACGGGACGGGGCACGCGCTGCGGAGCGCCCCCGGCGTCCTCGCCCCGGACATCCGGTCCATCCCGCACCCGGTGATCGGCGGCCGCTACGGGCTGCTCCGGCACGGCGGCGACGGCCCGGTGACGCGGATGGTGTGCGGGGCGCTGCGGTTCGGGCATCCCGCCGCCCGCGATCTCGTCGACCGGCTCCCGGAGCTGTTCCGGATCGAACCGTCGCCACTCGGTGACCGGGTGCAGGACACGCTGCGGCTGCTCGCCGCCGAGGTCGAGGACGGTGGCCCCGGCAGCGACGCGGTGATCACGCGGCTGGCCGACGTGCTCGTCCTCCAGGCGGTGCGTGGCCGGCTGGAGCGCGACCCGGCGGCGCGCACGGGCTGGCTCGGCGCGCTCGCCGACGACCGGATCGGCCGCGCGCTCGCCGCCGTGCACCGCGAGCCCGAGCGGGACTGGACGGTCGCGTCCCTCGCGGCGACGGCGGCGATGTCCCGCTCGGCGTTCGCGGCCCGGTTCACCGAGCTGGTCGGCGAACCCGTGATGGCGTACGTGACCCGGTGGCGGATGCAGGCCGCCGTCGACGTGCTGTCAGGGGGTGATGCCACAGTGGCCCAGACCGCGCACCGGTTCGGCTACCGCTCCGAGGCGGCGTTCACCCGGGCCTTCGCGCGGGTGGTCGGGGAACCGGCCGGGCAGGTGCGGCGCCGGGCGGCGACCCGCGGTCCCGCGGGGCTCGAGCTCCTCGCCGGCCCGGTCTGATGCCACACCGGGGGTGTCGTACACATGTTCGATGCAGGGGTGCTACGCTGCGGCGACGCAGAGGGGAACGGGATCGATCGCCCCGCATTCCGTCGTATCGGAGCGATCGTAGAGAGCGGTATGGCGCGACATCGAAGGCTGTCGATGTCGTTGTCTGCGCATATCTCGGTGCAGCGCTAGAAAACGGTAGACAGCTCGATGGAGCCGTCGATGTCGTCGTATGCCGTTTTCTAGCGCTGACGCGAGAGTGCCGGAGAGAGCGCGAGCGCCGGGTTCTCTGCTGCGCTCTAGCGGCTCGGGTAGAGATGCGGATACAGCGCGATCAGAGGTGGGCCAGCTTCTCCGGGTTCCGCACCGCGTAGACCGCGGTGACCAGGTCCGCGCCGTCGACCTCGGAGACCTCGATCAGGAACGCGGTGTCGACCGTGTCGCCGTCGCGCAGCAGGATCCCCGGGAGGCCGTTGAACACCCCGAACTCCGGTCCGGCACCCGGCAGCGGGTACCGGGTGAGCCCGACCAGCAGCCGGGCCACCCGCTCCCGGCCGTGCACCGGGCGGCGCGCCGCCGAGACCTTCCCGCCACCGTCGGCGACCGAGACGGCGTCCGGGGCCAGCAGCGCCGTGACCCCGGTCAGGTCGCCGCCGAGCGCCGCCCCGACGAACGCCTCCGCCACCCGCCGGGCCCGGTCCGGCGGGACGGTGAACCGCGGCCGGCGCGCCCGCACGTGCTCGCGGGCCCGGTGCGCGATCTGCCGGACGGTGCCCTCCGGCCGGCCGAGGGTCTCGGCGATCTCGGCGTGGTCGAGGCCGAACGCCTCCCGCAGCACGAACACCGCCCGCTCGTCGGGGGACAGTGTCTCCAGGACCAGCAGCATCGCGACCGTCACGTCGTCGGTGCGCAGGACCTGGTCGTCCGCACCCGCAGGATCGGTGGGCAGCGGTTCGGGCAGCCACGGACCGGGATAGGTCTCGCGGGTCCTGGCGGTGCTGCGCAGCCGGTTCAGCGCCTGCCGGGTGACGATCCGGGCCAGATAGGCCCGGGGATTCTGCACCGTGTCGTGGTCGACGGCGGTCCAGCGCAGCCAGGTGTCCTGCAGGACGTCCTCGACGTCGGCGACGCTCCCGAGGATCTCGTAGGCCAGCCGGAACAGCAGCCCGCGGTGCCGGTGGAACGCGGCGAGCGGATCGTCGTCGGGCCCGGTCACGCCACCCGCCCCCGGATCGCGCGCAGCGTGTACCGGCAGACCTGCTCCTTCACGACGGCGCCGGCCCGCCCGCCGATCGCGAGCCGCCGCGGTGCGTCCCGGCGGTCGACCAGCTGGACGAGGCCCGCGCCCGGACCGAGCGCGAGGCACTGCGCCTGGTAGCCGATCGACGCGACCGGTGCGGGCCGGCCGCGCAGGCCCGCCCGGACGGTCCGCGCCACCGCCGTGCCGAGCGGGATGGCCGCCTGGCAGCTCGCCCGGACGAAGCCGACCTCCGGGGGCGCGGCGACGGCGTCCCCGGCCCCGACGACGCGCGGGTCCCCGACGCTGGTCAGCGTCGCGTCCACGCGGAGGCGGCCGCTGTCGTCCACCGGGAGACCGCTGCGCCGCGCCAGGTCCGGGACGCCCGGCGCGGTCGCCCACGCCACCACGTCCGCGCCGAGCCCCGCCGGGTCGCCGACGGCGGCGTGCTCCCGCAGGCCGATCCCCAGCTCACGCAGCCGCGCCCGCACCCGCTCCTGGCCCGGCGCGCCCATCCCGGTGGCGACCTCGCCGTCGGTCACGAGCCGCACGACCAGGTCGGGGCGGGCGGCGGCCAGCTCCGTCGCCGTCTCGATCCCGGTCAGGCCGCCACCGACGACGGTCACGACCGCACCCGCGCCGAGCCCGGCGACGGCGTCGCGCAGCCGGGCGGCCGCCTCCAGGGTGTCCACCCGGTACCCCGCGCCGGCGGGCCCGGTCGCACCGCCGCTGCCCACCGCGTACACCAGGCGATCGAACCGCAGCTCGCCGCCGTCGTCGAGGGTCGCGACGCCGTCACCGATCCGGGTCACCCGGGCCGTCCGCGTCCGGACCCGCGGGTCGAGGACCCGGGACAACGGCACCGTCGCCGGGCCGCTCCCGGCGACGAGCCGGTGCAGCCGGATCCGCTCGACGAACTCCTCCCGCGGGTCCACCACCGTCACCTCGGCCGCACCCGCCAGCCGGTTCGCCGCCGTCACACCGGCGTAGCCCGCCCCGACCACCAGAACCGCGTGTCCCATGACCGTCCCCTTCGCGCTCGTCGGACCGGCCGTGCGGCCGGTCGGGAACGGGACACCGGCCGGACCCCCGCCCGTGACGCGCTGTGCGGGGCGTCACACCCGCGGTCCGTGCCAGGGTGGGTCGCATGAGCGGTGTGGCGGTGGTGACCGGGGCCGGATCGGGCATCGGCGAGGCGGTGGCGCGCGGGCTGCTCGACGCGGGATGGCGGGTCGCGCTCGCCGGGCGTCGCGCCGACCGGCTCGACGCCGTCGCCGCCGGCCATACCGGCGCCCTCGCCGTCGCCACCGACGTCGCCGACCCGGACTCCGTCGCCGCGCTGTTCGCGGCGGTCCGCGAGCGCTGGGGGCGGGTGGACCTGCTGGTCAACAACGCGGGCACGTTCGGGCCCGGTGGCACCGTCGACGAGATCGCCGTCGACGCCTGGCGGGACACCGTCGCGGTGAACCTGACCGGCTCGTTCCTGTGCGCCCGGGAGGCCTTCGCCGCGATGCGGGCCCAGGACCCGCAGGGCGGCCGGATCATCAACAACGGGTCGATCTCGGCGCACGTCCCGCGCCCGGGCAGCGCCGCCTACACCGCCACCAAGCACGCGATCACCGGGCTCACGAAGTCGCTGTCGCTCGACGGCCGGGAGTTCGGGATCGCCTGCGGGCAGATCGACATCGGCAACGCGGCGACCGACATGACCGCGGGCATCGCGACCGGGGCGAGGCAGGCCGACGGCACGACGCGGCCGGAGCCGACCTTCGACGTCGCACACGTCGCCGAGGCCGTGACCTACATGGCGGGCCTGCCGCTCGGGGCGAACGTCCAGTTCCTCACGATCGCCGCGACGGCGATGCCCTGGCTGGCCCGCGGCTGAGGCGTCTCGTAGTGAGACGCT
Proteins encoded in this window:
- a CDS encoding VOC family protein — encoded protein: MPNMIFVNLPASDLDASKAFYAALGFTLNEQFSDEQTASFVISDAIVAMVMTEKRFAEFTKQSSVADAGTAREVINALGAESREEVDRIADAGLAAGGTQGGETQDHGFMYGRSVDDPDGHRWEFVWMDPSAMEG
- a CDS encoding Gfo/Idh/MocA family protein encodes the protein MTDRNAGGASTGTVKWGIVGPGRIADSVAPDFAHVPGAELVAVASRSAERGEAFARRHGIERVHTGYRAILDDPGVDVLYVATPHPQHRAMALAALEAGKAIMVEKAFTVSSVGTREVAAAARNHGVFAMEAMWTRFFPAVVRLRELVAEGAIGEVRSVQADLGVRNRTAADDRFFSPELGGGALFDLGVYVISFAQMLLGSPSEIAASGALAPTGVDLEESILLGWPDGRSAALQVSLQCAMPGSARVIGTEGWIEVPPRFHHPDRIVVHRHGADPEEIVLPATGRGYAHEIEEVTRRVAAGETESPVMPLADTVAVQDVMAAVADRIGMVPEEGPATL
- a CDS encoding oligopeptide:H+ symporter — encoded protein: MWERFSFYGMQGILLYYMYFAVTEGGLGIDQGTAAGIVGAYGGTVYLSTIVAAWVADRMFGPERVLFGSALSVMAGHIALALVPGATGLAIGLVLVAFGSGGVKANASTILATLYGPGDDRRDAGFSIFYLGVNIGAFTGPLLTDGLRVVWGFHLGFGLAAIGMALGLVQYWFNRRKLPATGWVVPNPLPAAARSRVLVGAVLVLAAIAVLVATDVITADRLKWIVFGIVVVATISYFTLMLSSPRVERIERRRVLAFLPMWIASAVFWAIFQQIFTVLAIYSEERLDRSIFGIFEMPPAWSQSIEPVFVILLAGVYATVWTKLGPRQPSSPMKMAIGTVVVGLAFLLFVPFAGTGPNGTPLLALVVILLVFCLAELFTSPVGQSLSTKLAPQAFQTQMVALFFLSVSMGTVMSGLLAELYTADNEVAYFGITGVAAIVVGIVVMATVPKLKVLMEGVR
- a CDS encoding anthrone oxygenase family protein, whose translation is MSPLDAVAATGAGLLGGVYLAFSVAVLPALRRRPEQEAAAVMRAVNRAIVNPVFLVLFLGTAVAAAAVLVTGVLTGAPLRIGAGIAVLAGFVVTAAVNIPLNDALERGGEWAAFVPRWTRANHVRGTLSVLGVVLSYL
- a CDS encoding NmrA family NAD(P)-binding protein; amino-acid sequence: MITVLGATGNVGSQVVRELSAAGVEVRAVSRGAGFRGDMGDPAFLRRAFDGAAAAFVLLPLDVTEPGYAAHQARLGESVVAGLRDSGVPRVVALSSLGAEVPGGPDLSATGYLGTLHDQEARLATLGARVTRIRPGLFLETFLAAAGAMRAHGVHADTIDPGVALPMVATRDVGRAAAAALLDADAPEIVEVQGAADRTVPEVVAALGPALGMPDLSYVRLPDDEMEQVLRQAGFPADSARLHVAMHRAFNEGRVRAHGPRPGAGDALTVEEWAKGIAS
- a CDS encoding AraC family transcriptional regulator, with the protein product MSAAPPFPVADPLGEALHVLRMDGVFYCRSELGEPWGMTLPATPGCLWFHVVTSGGGRLTVAGDGAEQALRPGELVVVPHGTGHALRSAPGVLAPDIRSIPHPVIGGRYGLLRHGGDGPVTRMVCGALRFGHPAARDLVDRLPELFRIEPSPLGDRVQDTLRLLAAEVEDGGPGSDAVITRLADVLVLQAVRGRLERDPAARTGWLGALADDRIGRALAAVHREPERDWTVASLAATAAMSRSAFAARFTELVGEPVMAYVTRWRMQAAVDVLSGGDATVAQTAHRFGYRSEAAFTRAFARVVGEPAGQVRRRAATRGPAGLELLAGPV
- the sigJ gene encoding RNA polymerase sigma factor SigJ codes for the protein MTGPDDDPLAAFHRHRGLLFRLAYEILGSVADVEDVLQDTWLRWTAVDHDTVQNPRAYLARIVTRQALNRLRSTARTRETYPGPWLPEPLPTDPAGADDQVLRTDDVTVAMLLVLETLSPDERAVFVLREAFGLDHAEIAETLGRPEGTVRQIAHRAREHVRARRPRFTVPPDRARRVAEAFVGAALGGDLTGVTALLAPDAVSVADGGGKVSAARRPVHGRERVARLLVGLTRYPLPGAGPEFGVFNGLPGILLRDGDTVDTAFLIEVSEVDGADLVTAVYAVRNPEKLAHL
- a CDS encoding FAD-dependent oxidoreductase, which gives rise to MGHAVLVVGAGYAGVTAANRLAGAAEVTVVDPREEFVERIRLHRLVAGSGPATVPLSRVLDPRVRTRTARVTRIGDGVATLDDGGELRFDRLVYAVGSGGATGPAGAGYRVDTLEAAARLRDAVAGLGAGAVVTVVGGGLTGIETATELAAARPDLVVRLVTDGEVATGMGAPGQERVRARLRELGIGLREHAAVGDPAGLGADVVAWATAPGVPDLARRSGLPVDDSGRLRVDATLTSVGDPRVVGAGDAVAAPPEVGFVRASCQAAIPLGTAVARTVRAGLRGRPAPVASIGYQAQCLALGPGAGLVQLVDRRDAPRRLAIGGRAGAVVKEQVCRYTLRAIRGRVA
- a CDS encoding SDR family oxidoreductase, which gives rise to MSGVAVVTGAGSGIGEAVARGLLDAGWRVALAGRRADRLDAVAAGHTGALAVATDVADPDSVAALFAAVRERWGRVDLLVNNAGTFGPGGTVDEIAVDAWRDTVAVNLTGSFLCAREAFAAMRAQDPQGGRIINNGSISAHVPRPGSAAYTATKHAITGLTKSLSLDGREFGIACGQIDIGNAATDMTAGIATGARQADGTTRPEPTFDVAHVAEAVTYMAGLPLGANVQFLTIAATAMPWLARG